A window of Ovis canadensis isolate MfBH-ARS-UI-01 breed Bighorn chromosome X, ARS-UI_OviCan_v2, whole genome shotgun sequence contains these coding sequences:
- the TMSB4X gene encoding thymosin beta-4 isoform X1, with the protein MSDKPDMAEIEKFDKSKLKKTETQEKNPLPSKETIEQEKQAGES; encoded by the exons ATGTCTGACAAACCCGATATGGCTGAGATTGAGAAGTTCGATAAGTCGAAATTGAAGAAAACGGAAACGCAAGAGAAAAATCCACTGCCTTCGAAAGAAA CGATTGAACAGGAGAAGCAAGCAGGCGAGTCGTAA
- the TMSB4X gene encoding thymosin beta-4 isoform X2 translates to MAPSATMSDKPDMAEIEKFDKSKLKKTETQEKNPLPSKETIEQEKQAGES, encoded by the exons ATGG CGCCCTCTGCAACCATGTCTGACAAACCCGATATGGCTGAGATTGAGAAGTTCGATAAGTCGAAATTGAAGAAAACGGAAACGCAAGAGAAAAATCCACTGCCTTCGAAAGAAA CGATTGAACAGGAGAAGCAAGCAGGCGAGTCGTAA